One genomic segment of Podarcis muralis chromosome 18, rPodMur119.hap1.1, whole genome shotgun sequence includes these proteins:
- the ATP5F1D gene encoding ATP synthase F(1) complex subunit delta, mitochondrial gives MESVIGFFQLPMRRRGGFWEAPRQAPLPLGAVHAGTCSPRLLPAPSFPAACLRCALGVAMLPLGRFLARRAWALGSRSHARHYAEAAAAGQAQMAFTFASPSQVYYNAANVKQVDVPTMSGSFGILAAHVPTLQVLKPGVVTVFAEDGSSTKYFISSGSITVNADSSVQLLAEEVAMLDQLDAATAKSNLEKALSQLASASDEAAKAEAQISVEANEAIVKALE, from the exons ATGGAGTCCGTAATTGGCTTTTTTCAGCTGCCTATGAGGAGGCGCGGTGGCTTCTGGGAAGCGCCCCGTCAGGCCCCGCTTCCGCTGGGCGCGGTGCATGCCGGGACCTGTAGTCCCAGGCTTCTCCCGGCGCCTTCCTTCCCCGCTGCTTGTCTCCGCTGTGCCCTTGGCGTCGCCATGCTCCCTCTCGGCCGCTTCCTCGCCCGCCGCGCCTGGGCCCTGGGCTCCCGGTCCCACGCCAGGCACTATGCCGAGGCCGCCGCTGCCGGGCAGGCCCAGATGGCCTTCACCTTCGCCTCGCCCTCCCAG GTTTACTACAATGCGGCCAATGTGAAGCAAGTCGACGTCCCCACGATGAGTGGATCCTTCGGTATCTTGGCCGCCCACGTTCCCACCTTGCAAGTCCTGAAGCCCGGAGTTGTGACGGTCTTTGCCGAGGACGGCTCTTCCACGAAATACTTCA TTAGCAGCGGCTCTATCACAGTGAACGCAGACTCTTCGGTCCAGCTGCTTGCTGAGGAAGTAGCAATGTTGGATCAGCTCGATGCTGCG ACAGCCAAGTCGAACCtggagaaggccctgtcccagcTGGCGTCCGCCTCCGACGAAGCGGCCAAGGCGGAAGCGCAGATCAGCGTGGAAGCCAACGAGGCGATCGTGAAAGCTTTGGAGTGA
- the FAM174C gene encoding protein FAM174C isoform X2 — MAAAARLVWVAAAAAALLTLTAAGNKTSPAGDTAATEAAPTTSGSSSSSSSSSSGLLGLHMPALHRALYVIAGVAGIGLLYYLGGRALRTRKPPRKKYGLLSNSEDPMEMASLESDEDTLFETRNLRR, encoded by the exons ATGGCGGCTGCGGCGAGGCTCGTctgggtggcggcggcggcggcggcgctgctgaCCCTCACGGCGGCGGGGAACAAGACCTCTCCGGCCGGGGACACCGCGGCTACGGAGGCGGCGCCGACGACATCcgggtcctcttcctcctcttcctcctcgtctTCTGGGCTGCTGGGCCTGCATATGCCGGCGCTTCACCGGGCGCTCTACGTCATCGCCGGCGTGGCCGGCATCGGCCTCCTCTACTACCTCGGGGGCCGGGCGCtgcg GACGAGGAAGCCGCCGCGGAAAAAGTACGGGCTCCTTTCCAACTCGGAAGACCCCATGGAGATGGCCTCCCTCGAGAGCGACGAAGATACCCTGTTTGAAACACGGAATTTGAGGCG
- the FAM174C gene encoding protein FAM174C isoform X1 — MAAAARLVWVAAAAAALLTLTAAGNKTSPAGDTAATEAAPTTSGSSSSSSSSSSGLLGLHMPALHRALYVIAGVAGIGLLYYLGGRALRTRKPPRKKYGLLSNSEDPMEMASLESDEDTLFETRNLRRKLP; from the exons ATGGCGGCTGCGGCGAGGCTCGTctgggtggcggcggcggcggcggcgctgctgaCCCTCACGGCGGCGGGGAACAAGACCTCTCCGGCCGGGGACACCGCGGCTACGGAGGCGGCGCCGACGACATCcgggtcctcttcctcctcttcctcctcgtctTCTGGGCTGCTGGGCCTGCATATGCCGGCGCTTCACCGGGCGCTCTACGTCATCGCCGGCGTGGCCGGCATCGGCCTCCTCTACTACCTCGGGGGCCGGGCGCtgcg GACGAGGAAGCCGCCGCGGAAAAAGTACGGGCTCCTTTCCAACTCGGAAGACCCCATGGAGATGGCCTCCCTCGAGAGCGACGAAGATACCCTGTTTGAAACACGGAATTTGAGGCG